The Monomorium pharaonis isolate MP-MQ-018 unplaced genomic scaffold, ASM1337386v2 scaffold_720, whole genome shotgun sequence genome includes a window with the following:
- the LOC118648816 gene encoding pheromone-processing carboxypeptidase KEX1-like, with amino-acid sequence MRMNNNEASSNNSTAIRSPEYKPDLNIEDTFEYNEIIHINNEDEDKENEDASSVEDNSEDDDKHMSESSSNGYDSDNNEFDSDDYDANISDDETNGHLMIIL; translated from the exons ATGAgaatgaataataatgaagCTAGTAGTAATAATTCCACAGCGATTCGCTCTCCAGAATATAAACCTGACTTAAATATTGAAG ATACATTTGagtataatgaaattattcatataaacaaTGAAGACGAGgacaaagaaaatgaagaTGCCAGCAGTGTAGAAGACAATAGTGAAGATGATGACAAACATATGAGTGAGAGTAGTTCAAATGGCTATGATTCTGATAACAATGAATTTGATAGTGATGATTATGATGCGAATATCAGTGACGACGAGACTAATGGTCATTTGATGATAATACTATAA
- the LOC118648814 gene encoding early endosome antigen 1-like isoform X1, whose product MRIMRETERSHSLCLVLFFVFIYTCCLCYILDSNEELKEIIRTKSVRASPSYLLVTASDKSDNEGKKQLKRSKTFQMNRQLKEQEELVCNKLSKFKSDLLPINVTLKDKENLDLSNITDTPPSPKKYRVTEDLAQTKNKFMQDDNLVKALTKETNTRNEKEKCGNESPKKQLKHSKTFQMNCQLKEQEELVCNKLSNFKSDLLPMNAVTLKDKENLDLSNITDTPPSPKKYRVTEDLAQTKNKFMQDDNLVKALTEETNTRNEKEKCDNESQKLSRSKVIPKITCISKVHSLTECKEAFEKLIKENSKLRTEGDELINENKKLKSSRKELKKQIEEKELEIKKLRELNDGLQISFIQKTKESTKEYESKLEQLSNSRERLDYSQNYPAIGILRTSDDFRRVHIGRNQWVTEKQYSNLLNNSKTPSQCASNILTLVFSIEELTTSTKTGYESNKKLSKLRDLNKETKRLGKLKCPKLDEIKYGACEDYYIYWMKHIYKPNKEGKTLFLSDMLKFDIFAGRKIAEMKRPERKTSKLKSRKLVETESDDGKNSNEKHSDSDNEVICEAEINQYKIHSANKTEKPSTEIETNDKPNEYDTRKGVNKTTKETTKETTKETTSTNETDDAISDTNFDWTPTNSSASDVEDI is encoded by the exons atgcgcattatgcgtgaaacggaacgcagccatagCCTTTGCCTGGTTTtgttctttgtttttatatatacatgttgcTTGTGTTATATATTAGATTCAAATGAAGaacttaaagaaataattagaacaAAAAGTGTTCGTGCTTCACCATCGTATTTGCTTGTGACAGCTTCGGATAAATCTGACAACGAGGgaaaaaaacagttaaagCGTTCAAAAACTTTTCAA ATGAATCGTCAGTTAAAAGAACAAGAGGAACTagtctgtaataaattatcaaagttTAAGAGTGATTTATTGCCAATAAACGTTACATTAAAAGATAAG gaaaATTTAGATTTGTCAAACATTACTGATACACCGCCATCACCCAAAAAATATAGAGTAACAGAAGATTTagcacaaacaaaaaataaattcatgcaAGATGACAATCTAGTCAAAGCACTAACCAAAGAAACAAACACGAGAAACGAAAAGGAGAAGTGTGGTAATGAGTCCCCAAAAAAACAGTTAAAGCATTCAAAAACTTTTCAG ATGAATTGTCAATTAAAAGAACAAGAGGAACTagtctgtaataaattatcaaacttTAAGAGTGATTTATTGCCAATGAACGCagttacattaaaagataAG gaaaATTTAGATTTGTCAAACATTACTGATACACCGCCATCACCCAAAAAATATAGAGTAACAGAAGATTTagcacaaacaaaaaataaattcatgcaAGATGACAATCTAGTCAAAGCACTAACCGAAGAAACAAACACGAGAAACGAAAAGGAGAAGTGTGATAATGAGTCCCAAAAGCTGAGCAGATCTAAAGTTATTCCAAAG ataacatGTATTAGTAAGGTTCATTCGCTCACAGAATGTAAAGAAGctttcgaaaaattaataaaagaaaattctaagTTACGAACAGAAGGggatgaattaataaatgaaaacaaaaaattaaagagctcCAGAAAGGAACTAAAAAAgcaaatagaagaaaaagaattggaaataaaaaaacttcgtGAATTAAATGACGGTTTGCAAATTAGTTTCATTCAAAAAACTAAGGAGTCTACTAAGGAGTATGAAT ctaAGTTAGAGCAACTTTCAAACTCAAGAGAACGGTTAGATTACTCTCAGAATTATCCAGCAATTGGAATTTTGCGTACTTCAGACGATTTCCGAAGg gtACACATTGGTAGAAACCAGTGGGTCACTGAAAAACAGTACAGtaatttactaaataattcaaaaacacCCAGTCAATGTGCTAGTAATATATTAACGCTAGTTTTCAGTATTGAAGAATTAACGACTAGCACAAAAACTGGATATGAAAGTAATAAGAAACTAAGTAAATTACGTGacttaaataaagaaacgaaGAGATTGGGTAAATTAAAATGCCCAAAATTGGACGAAATAAAATACGGTGCTTGTGAag attattatatatattggatgaaacatatttataaaccaaataaagaaggaaaaacattgtttttgtCAGATATgttgaaatttgatatttttgcgGGAAGAAAAATTGCAGAAATGAAAAGACCAGAGAGAAaaacatcaaaattaaaatcacgAAAACTTGTGGAAACTGAATCAGATGATGGAAAAAACTCGAATGAAAAGCATTCTGATTCTGATAATGAAGTAATTTGTGAAGCTGAAATTAATCagtataaaatacattccGCTAATAAGACTGAAAAACCCTCAACGgaaattgaaacaaatgacAAACCAAATGAATATGATACTAGAAAAGGAGTAAATAAAACTACTAAGGAGACTACTAAGGAGACTACTAAGGAGACTACTTCTACTAATGAGACAG ATGATGCAATAAGTGATACCAATTTTGATTGGACTCCAACTAATTCATCGGCTTCAGATGTTGAGGACATCTGA
- the LOC118648814 gene encoding early endosome antigen 1-like isoform X2: MNRQLKEQEELVCNKLSKFKSDLLPINVTLKDKENLDLSNITDTPPSPKKYRVTEDLAQTKNKFMQDDNLVKALTKETNTRNEKEKCGNESPKKQLKHSKTFQMNCQLKEQEELVCNKLSNFKSDLLPMNAVTLKDKENLDLSNITDTPPSPKKYRVTEDLAQTKNKFMQDDNLVKALTEETNTRNEKEKCDNESQKLSRSKVIPKITCISKVHSLTECKEAFEKLIKENSKLRTEGDELINENKKLKSSRKELKKQIEEKELEIKKLRELNDGLQISFIQKTKESTKEYESKLEQLSNSRERLDYSQNYPAIGILRTSDDFRRVHIGRNQWVTEKQYSNLLNNSKTPSQCASNILTLVFSIEELTTSTKTGYESNKKLSKLRDLNKETKRLGKLKCPKLDEIKYGACEDYYIYWMKHIYKPNKEGKTLFLSDMLKFDIFAGRKIAEMKRPERKTSKLKSRKLVETESDDGKNSNEKHSDSDNEVICEAEINQYKIHSANKTEKPSTEIETNDKPNEYDTRKGVNKTTKETTKETTKETTSTNETDDAISDTNFDWTPTNSSASDVEDI, encoded by the exons ATGAATCGTCAGTTAAAAGAACAAGAGGAACTagtctgtaataaattatcaaagttTAAGAGTGATTTATTGCCAATAAACGTTACATTAAAAGATAAG gaaaATTTAGATTTGTCAAACATTACTGATACACCGCCATCACCCAAAAAATATAGAGTAACAGAAGATTTagcacaaacaaaaaataaattcatgcaAGATGACAATCTAGTCAAAGCACTAACCAAAGAAACAAACACGAGAAACGAAAAGGAGAAGTGTGGTAATGAGTCCCCAAAAAAACAGTTAAAGCATTCAAAAACTTTTCAG ATGAATTGTCAATTAAAAGAACAAGAGGAACTagtctgtaataaattatcaaacttTAAGAGTGATTTATTGCCAATGAACGCagttacattaaaagataAG gaaaATTTAGATTTGTCAAACATTACTGATACACCGCCATCACCCAAAAAATATAGAGTAACAGAAGATTTagcacaaacaaaaaataaattcatgcaAGATGACAATCTAGTCAAAGCACTAACCGAAGAAACAAACACGAGAAACGAAAAGGAGAAGTGTGATAATGAGTCCCAAAAGCTGAGCAGATCTAAAGTTATTCCAAAG ataacatGTATTAGTAAGGTTCATTCGCTCACAGAATGTAAAGAAGctttcgaaaaattaataaaagaaaattctaagTTACGAACAGAAGGggatgaattaataaatgaaaacaaaaaattaaagagctcCAGAAAGGAACTAAAAAAgcaaatagaagaaaaagaattggaaataaaaaaacttcgtGAATTAAATGACGGTTTGCAAATTAGTTTCATTCAAAAAACTAAGGAGTCTACTAAGGAGTATGAAT ctaAGTTAGAGCAACTTTCAAACTCAAGAGAACGGTTAGATTACTCTCAGAATTATCCAGCAATTGGAATTTTGCGTACTTCAGACGATTTCCGAAGg gtACACATTGGTAGAAACCAGTGGGTCACTGAAAAACAGTACAGtaatttactaaataattcaaaaacacCCAGTCAATGTGCTAGTAATATATTAACGCTAGTTTTCAGTATTGAAGAATTAACGACTAGCACAAAAACTGGATATGAAAGTAATAAGAAACTAAGTAAATTACGTGacttaaataaagaaacgaaGAGATTGGGTAAATTAAAATGCCCAAAATTGGACGAAATAAAATACGGTGCTTGTGAag attattatatatattggatgaaacatatttataaaccaaataaagaaggaaaaacattgtttttgtCAGATATgttgaaatttgatatttttgcgGGAAGAAAAATTGCAGAAATGAAAAGACCAGAGAGAAaaacatcaaaattaaaatcacgAAAACTTGTGGAAACTGAATCAGATGATGGAAAAAACTCGAATGAAAAGCATTCTGATTCTGATAATGAAGTAATTTGTGAAGCTGAAATTAATCagtataaaatacattccGCTAATAAGACTGAAAAACCCTCAACGgaaattgaaacaaatgacAAACCAAATGAATATGATACTAGAAAAGGAGTAAATAAAACTACTAAGGAGACTACTAAGGAGACTACTAAGGAGACTACTTCTACTAATGAGACAG ATGATGCAATAAGTGATACCAATTTTGATTGGACTCCAACTAATTCATCGGCTTCAGATGTTGAGGACATCTGA